Genomic DNA from Marinobacter sp. MDS2:
GCCGCCACCAGCAACGGATAAAGGGCCGGGGTCAGGTGAATCCGGTTTACCAAAGCGACGATGAGATACCCGCCCAGCAAGCCTGCCGGCGCGCCGATGCCGAATTGTTGCAGCAGCATCAGCAGCCCGGAAGCAAGGGCGCCGTCTTGATGTTCGCTGATCAGGGTGACCAGCATCAGGGTCAGGAAAATCGCCATCGGGTCGTTGCTGCCGGATTCGATCTCCAGAGTTGCACTGACCCGCTCGTTCAGGTGAAGGCCACGGCCTTGCAACAACGAAAAGACCGCGGCGGCGTCGGTTGAGGAGATGATCGCGCCAATCAGTAACGCCATCAACCAATGCAGGTCGAACACCCACCAGGCAACCACGGCTGCGCCCACTGCGGTCATGGCGACGCCCACCGTGGCCAGCAACAGCGCGGGTTTCAGTCCGACCCGGAAGGTTTCGGCCCGGGTGCGCATGCCGCCATCGAGCAGTATGACCGCCAGAGCCAGGCTGGCGATAATCACCGCAAGCTCCACATCGTCGAACTCAATACCGCCGGGGCCGTCCTCGCCCATCAGCATGCCGACACCCAGGAATACCAGCAGAACCGGCATGCCGACCCGGCTGGAAAGAGGGCTGAGAACGATGCTGAAAACCAGCATCAGGGCGCCGATGAGCGTGAACGTGGGATCCATGAGACTCCAGATCAGAAGATGTGCTCGAGCCTAGGCCCAAACAACGGATTGCTTAGACTCACATTATGCAGGCGGACTCAGCGCAATGGTAGCGCCCCCTCTGCACTCAGTGGAGCTTCAGCCTCGGGTGCATAGCGCGGCTGATTTTATCCATCAGCCAGATTACGCCGGTGCGCAGAAATCCGTGCAAAGCGACTTGATGCATCCGGTACAGGGAGACGTAGAACAGCCGTGCCACTTTGCCCTCGATGTACATGCTGCGACCAGACAGATTGCCCATCAGGTTGCCTACGGTGGTGTAGTGGCTGAAATTGATTAGTGAGCCATGATCTTTATAGACAAAAGGTACCGGGGCTTTGCCTTCCAGGCGGTTACATAAGGTTTTTGCGAGCGTATCGGCTTGTTGGTGAGCCGCCTGGGCTCTCGGGGGCACCGGCCGCTCAGAGTCGGGCTGGGGGCAGGCGGCACAGTCGCCGAACGCATAGATGTGGTCATCGTTGGTGGTTCTCAGGGTTTGCTCCACCACCAGCTGGTTGCCCCGGTTGGTTTCCAGGCCTCCCAGCTCGGCAAGAAACGCCGGGGCTTTGATGCCGGCAGCCCAGATGGTCATGTCGGACGGGATTTCCGAGCCGTCTTTCATCACCAGACTGTCGCTTCGTACTTCACTCACCGGTTGGCCGGTTAAAACCGTCACTTCCTGGCGCTCCAGCTCCTGCGTGGCCGCAGCGGACAAGCGGCCGGGCAAGGCTGGCAAAATCCGGTCGGCGGCTTCAATGACGCTAACCGAGACATCCGAGGCCTTGAGGTGGTTCATGCCGTACACCGGTAGCTCGCGGGATGCCAAGCGCAGTTCGGCGGCCAGCTCCACTCCGGTGGCACCGGCACCGATTATGCTAATGTTCAGGGCGTGAGGATTGCCCTGCAGCGCTTCGTGGTTCTTGCGAAGAAACGCATTCAATAGCAGGTTGTGGAAGCGTTGAGCCTGATGGAGACTGTCCAGGAACAAGCAGTGGTCTTGCGCGCCGGGTGTGCCGAAATCATTGGCGGTGCTGCCGACTGCGATCACCAGTGTGTCGTACTTGAGGCGCCGTTCAGGCACCACTTCGTTGCCTTCACCATCGTGAAAGGCAGCAATAACGATTTCTTTGTTGATGCGGTCAAGGCCGTTCATCCGGCCGAGTTGGAATTCGTAGTGGTGTTTGCGAGCGTGTGCCCGGTAATTGACTTCGTTAGTGCTGGCGTCCAGCGAACCAGAGGCGACTTCGTGCAGCAGGGGTTTCCAGACGTGTGTCAGGCCGTCATCAACCAGAGAAATGCGCGCTTTTTGCTTTTTACCGAGTTTGTTGCCCAGGCTGGTGACAAGTTCCAGACCCCCGGCGCCGCCGCCAACGACGACAATATGGTGCAGACTTTCCATAACAGTGAAACCTTAGAGAAGTGAAAGCCAAACACTCTTGGGCAGATCAAAAACGCTTGGCTATCGCCTCTGGTCCCGACCGGGCGGGCGTGTGTGCGGGCATCAATAGTAGCCGCAAAGTCACACCAAGGCAATTGGCTGTCCGTTCGCATTACATCTAAAGTATATATTTATCAGTGAGTTGTATTTGCCGGATTTAGTGACGATGTTTGTTAACCTGAGACGGCACACTGGGTACACAGGGAACAGCTGTGAACCCGTCCAGCTTGGGTATAAGCTAATCTAAGACAATGAAAGGAACGACTGACAGGAGATAAGACCGTGAAATTAGAGGTTGGTGGTGTTGAAGAAGGGCGCCCGGTACCAGAGAAGTTCGCGTTTGGTGTGTTCAATCCCGATAACCACATGAGTTTCGGGCCCAACCGCAATCCGGAAATGAGTTGGGAAGACGTGCCTGAAGGTACCCGAAGTTTTGTGGTGATGATGTTTGATCCCGACGTGCCCAGCGTTGCCGATGACGTGAATCAGGAAGGCAAGACCATACCCGCAGATCTGCCTCGCGTGGATTTCTTTCATTGGTTGCTGGTGGATGTACCGGCGACGACTCGTCGGATTCCGGAAGGAGAAGACAGCGACGGCGTCAGTCCGAAAGGTAAGCCGTTTGGTCCCGGCCCGGTCGGCGTGCGGGGTATCAACAACTATACCCAGTTTTTGGCAGGCAACCCTGACATGGCTGGCACCTACGCCGGATACGATGGCCCCTGCCCGCCCTGGAACGATGAAATCCTCCACCATTACCACTTTGAAGTGCATGCGCTCGATGTTGAAAGCCTGAATCTGTCCGGCGAATTTGACGGCACCGCGGTGCGTGAAGCCATGGCCGGTCATGTTTTGGCCAGCGCCCGGGTAACCGGCACCTACACCCTCAACCCCGAGCTGCGTTAAGCTCCGCCGCACCCTCTGTCGGGCGGAATGTCGGCAGAGGGTGTAACAATCTGGCCGGGTGCGCGTCTGATATCTGTGGCTACTATCCGGAGATGCTTTATGCCCGCAAAGAGTCCGTGTTCATCGTGGTTTGTCGCATTGCTGCTGTTCGCGGTGATGCCGGTGCAGGCCGCTGTGTCTGAAACCGTGTATGCCCCCTTCCAGGCCTTGCTCAACCAATACCTTATCGAACAAACGTTGCCCGGCAACGGCCTGGTGTCGGCTTTCGATTATTCCAGTGCGGCGGGGGATGCTCGCACTGATGATTTGCTGCGCAAACAGCGGCAGGCGTTGGCCGGCTTTGATCCGGCCCAGCTCAAAGACCGAGAGGAGTCCGTTGCCTTTTGGATCAACGCCTATAACTTTTTCATGATCGATAAACTCTTGTCTGACCGGCCTGCTGGTCAATTGGTGTCGTCGGTGTGGGATTACGGAGGGCGAATTAATCCTTTTGTCGATTCGGTGTTCGAGCGCGAAATGTTTAACGTGGGTGGCCGAAGCTTGAGTCTGGATGGTATCGAGAAAGGGATTTTGCTCAGTGATGATTACAAAGCCAAAGGCTGGAAGGACGCCCGGGTTCACTTCGCGGTGAATTGCGCATCCACCGGTTGCCCGCCGCTGCGCAAACAGGTTTACACGGCGCCCAACCTGGACTCTCTGTTGGCCGACAATACCCGCAGAGCGTTGAATACCCCGCGCCATCTGACGGTGAACTCCGGTGAGCTGTTCGTAACCGAGTTGTTCAACTGGTACGAAGACGATTTTGTGGAAGCGGAGGGCTCTATTCGAGCTTTTATTCTCAAATGGGCAGCACCTGCGCGAGCGCAAACAATCAGAGACGCTCGCGGCCTCAGGTTCAGCGACTATGAATGGCTACTCAACCGGCCGAAAAATTTTCCCGAACTACAATAAACCCGGCTCTGATTCGTCTTCGTCCCAGTCCAGAGTCCGGTAATCAAAGTCGGCCATCTCGATCGAGGGTTTGACGATGCGAAAGTACGGCGAGGCATCAAAGTCTCTCGGTGTGAACAGTGAGTGATGCTTGATCCGATAGCGTTCCCGGATGCAGGTGATGCAATCGGGGTCATCGGCGGGCAGTAATTCCACGATGGGCAGGATCGGGTATTTCAGGCGTTGGAACGCTTCCGCCAGAAATGTCGAGCAGATCGCCCGTGTCGGGTCGCCGCTGCCAAACGCCAGTAGTTTGTGCCGGTGGCGGCTGGGTACCGGAGGCGTAGGAAGCAGGTAACGGGCCAGATCGAACACGTTTCTCATGTCGTACTGATGGCCTATGCGGCTTCGGGCGTAGTCTGTCAGAGTGTGAATGTCGCTGTCAGAGAGCCCCACCGGGCGGCAAATGCGGGTGTGAGCGTGACGGTAGAACGACAGTGGCAACGGTCGGATGCCTTGTTCCAGATCGGCCTCGATCAGCGTGTTGGCCTGCCCGTCCTCAGAAGTGCCGAGCCCGGCATGGGGCCCGAGATACAGCGCCGCGTGGGACCAAGTGGATTGTGTCAGGTACTTGATGGCGACACTGATCCGGGTGTTGCCTTCCACCAACAACACGTCACCGGGCTGCAAAGTGCTTTTCAGGGCTTCCCAGGTTGAGGTCCGCACCGAGTGCTGAGAAACCGCTTTGGATAAATACGCTGCCAGGCGCCGCGTTAACCACGTCAGTAGCATAGAACCTCCCGATCACCGTACTTTGTTTATTAGTAGCACAGACATCGATGTAAAGCCTGTGTCACGGCCTTCAGCTCCATAGCGAGGTTAATCAAAACGTTTGTAACAACCGGGTGGTGTGGGTGTCTAAGCGTTGACCGCTTCTGTGAGCGGTGGCGGACTTTGAGGGTCCGCAAGATAACTCCTGAACGGAGATAAACGTCATGACAACAACACACGTTCCAACACACGCCATTCGCCACACCAGCCTGAATCGACGCACTGCCTGGTGGTCTGCAGCTTTAATGACGGCCATGCTGAGCTCCGGTGGCGGGCTCGCATTTGCGGCTTGCGGTCCTTGCTCCCCATGCAAAGGCAAATGCAAGGCAGGGCAGCATTGCAAGGCAGGCTGCAAAGCGGGGTGTAAACCCTGTGAAGCAAAGAACCCCTGCGCGGGTAAAAACCCGTGCGCCATGAAGCATCCTTGCGGCACGAAAAAGGGCATGAACGATCCCTGTGCCGGCAAAAACCCCTGCGCGATGAAAAACCCTTGTTCGATGAAGAAGAACTGCGCACCGAAAGGCTGCAACCCGTGCGCAGCCGCCGGAAAGTGCGGTGCCAAGCCGAACCCCTGTGCGGCCAAAAAGGTGACCCGGCCGGAAAACTATCAAGCCTACGAGGGTAATCCCAGTACCTTGGTGGCCTTGGGTGAGAAGTTGTTCAAGGATGCCTCGCTCAGCAGCAATGGACTGGCCTGCGCCAGCTGTCACAATGATGGTGCCGGCTACAACGCCACCTTCAGCGACGAATACCCGCATCCGGTTGCCATGGCGAAAAACATCTTCGGCATGGATCGGGTGCATTTGGACGAAATGGTACAGATCTGCATGGTGCAGCCAATGGCCGCAGAACCTTTGCCCTGGGATAGCCAGGAGCTGGCAGCGCTGACGGCTTATATGAGCAAGGTCCAGGCCGATCGGGCTAAATAGTTCACGAGGAAACGAGCGCTGTTGTCACTTGACTAAGGATGGGGGCAGCGCCTCGAGGAGGCAGCGGATGACCGAAGGTATCCGGATTCCTGAGCTGAGAACCCTGAGCGGCGGCCAGTTGCGCTCGAGTCTTGCTGCAGTCGATGAAATTCGCGAATGCTACCGCGTACTGAAAAAAGGCGGTTTGAACATTGTGGGTGAGGTGCTCCGCGATCAAGGCCCGTTCTATGAAATGGATCACTACCCGAAAGACGATGTATATGACCGAGAAACGGCCTCCCAGTACTACTACCATGCCCATCGGGAAGAGCATTCAGAGCATGGTCATTTCCACCTGTTTCTGCGTAACGGGGCACTACCGGACAGTGTGGAGCCTGTGTGCGGGCCTACGGGGGAGAACCGGGTAGCGCACCTGGTCGCTATTTCGATGGATGCCTGGGGTTACCCGACCGATGTGTTCGCGGTAAACCGCTGGGTTACCGATGAAAGCTGGCTGCCGGCAGAAGCGGTGATCGCCGCTCTGGATCAGTTCGCTATGGATCACGCTCACCCCAGCTGGCCAGTAAACCGGTGGCTCACAGCGATGGTGCGCTGTTTCAGACCGCAGATCGCGGCCTTGCTGAATCATCGTGATGCACTGGTTGCGGATAGGCCGGGGCAGTCACTGGAGCAGGTGCTGGAGGATCGTACTTTGGAAATTACGGGCAGTATCGCCATCGATGTCGAGAGTTGGGCCGCCCGACTGAAAGAAGAGCAATCAAGAAGGTCGGGAAACGATCAGCCTTTTTTGCGAGCTTTAAGTGCTTTAGCGACTCGTTGATCGATTTTGCGCATCAGGGCCTCATCCGGTACGGATGAAGAGTGGGCTTGCATGAGATCTGTGCTGACACGCAGGTTGCCGATAAAGGATCGGCAATGCCGACACATCATCAGGTGCATTTTTATGGCCAGGTTCTGCGGCGTGGCCAGCTCACCATCAATGTAATCGCTGGCGATTTCCGCCAGATCTTTGCACATCAGCATTCGCCGGACTCCTGAAAGGTTTCCACCATCAGAAAGATTTTCTGTCTTGCTCGGTGTAACAGTACTCGCAGGTTAGATGCACTGACGTCCAGAATGTTACAGACATCCTCAGACTTATGCTGGTGGGCTTCGTACAGCATCAAGGCCGAACGCTGGGTTTCCGGCAAGGCCGACAGGTGCTTGTCGAGGCAATCGCTCAGCGCACCGTTTTCCAGCAAGGTATCCGCGGATTCATCAAAACGCAGGCGAGGCGGTTGTTCCCATCGGCGTGAAGCATTGAATCGGTCGGCCAGTTCCGGGTCCAGCGCCTCCGTGAAGTCCGTGGTCACTTCCCGCTTGTTGGAGCGGAGCTTGTTTTTGCAGCGATTAGCCACGATTCGGTGCAGCCAGGTTTTTAAGCCGGACCGCCCTTCAAATTTGTGGATAGCGTCGATCACCGTGACCCAGCAGTCCTGAACAACTTCTTCTGCGCTTGAGGGGTCCAGATAGAAACGGGCAACGGCGAGCATGCCTGAAGAATAGTCGCGCACAGCTTTCTCATAGGCGGTGCAGTCGCCTTGTTGGAGGGCTTCAATTAAGGCGTGTTCGGAGTCTTTGTGCACCGCTGTGTCCATGAGATTGCGTCCCGGGGGATGTTCGGCCAGTTTACGGGTCTACTTAATAGTGTTTCGGAACGCAAAAAAGTTCCTGTAATGTGGAACGGCCGAAAAAAGAATAGGGTAGAAAGGGTGTAACATCCAGCGGTTGCGCGTGTCAGGTTGGGTAAAGCGCCATCCCCATACACCGTAAACAGGCATACTTATGAATCGACGTAAGCTTTTCCTCCTTTTGGTCATCGCCGCCATTGTGATGATTTTTATCAGCTTTGACCTGCACCGCTTGCTGACCCTGGAAAACCTGCAACAACACCGGGAGGCGATAGCCGGCTGGATTGACCAAAACCTGGTTGTGGCGGTCGTGGGCTATGCCGGTGTTTATGTGTTGGTGACGGCTTTGTCCTTACCCGGGGCGGCAATCATGACCCTCGCCGGCGGTGCGTTTTTTGGCAACCTCTACGGGTTGGCGGCCGTGTCGGTTGCATCAACGGTGGGTGCATCACTGGCGTTTTTGATCGCTCGCTTCCTGCTCCGGGATACTTTGCGCGGTCGCTATCGGCAGACTGTCGAGAAAATCGATCGAGGCATCGAAAAAGACGGAGCCTTTTATCTGGCCACTTTGCGTCTGGTGCCGGTGTTCCCGTTCTTTTTGATCAATCTGGCGATGGGTTTAACCGCCATGAAGCTGCGAACCTATGCGTGGGTGAGCTGGCTGGCGATGCTGCCGGGTACCTTTGTGTATGTGAATGCGGGAACCCAGGTCGGGCAGATCCAATCCACCAGCGATATCCTATCCGGCGAGCTGTTGCTGTCGTTTGCCCTGCTCGCCCTCTTCCCTTTGTTAGCCAAGTGCCTGGTAGCGTTCCTGCGCAGCCGTAAGGTCTATGCCGGGTGGCAAAAACCGGCACATTTCGACTACAACCTGCTGGTGATTGGCGGCGGCGCCGGAGGGCTGGTTTCGGCCTACATCGGTGCGGCGGTCAAGGCCAAAGTCGCGCTGATCGAAAAGCACAAGATGGGGGGCGATTGCCTGAATACCGGCTGCGTTCCCTCCAAAGCGTTGATTCGCAGCGCCAAAGCGGCCGATACGCTGCGCCATGCTGACCGTTATGGCTTGGAATCGGTGCCGGTACAGGCATCGTTTAAACGCATCATGAGCCGGGTTAAAAACATCATTGCGCAAGTTGAACCGCACGATTCGCCAGAGCGCTACCAGCAGCTCGGCGTGGACTGCATTGCCGGCGAAGCGAGTTTCGTGTCGCCGTGGGAGCTGGAAGTACGCCACAACGATGGTCGTACCGAGCGCCTGACCGCCCGCAGCATTATCGTCGCCACTGGCGGTAAACCTGCCTTGCCGCCAATCCCAGGGCTGGATGCCATGGCCCCGCTGACCTCGGACAACCTTTGGGACTTGCAGGAACAACCGCAACGATTGTTGGTGCTGGGCGGTGGCCCGATCGGTTCGGAGCTGGCCCATGCCTTTGCCCGGCTGGGCAGCCAAGTTGTGCAAGTCGAGCGCGGGGATCGTTTGCTGGCGCGAGAAGACGGCGATGTCTCTGCGGTGGTCAAGGCCCAGTTTGAAGCCGACGGCATCGATGTGCGCCTGCAACACGCGGCCGCCGAGTTTTGCGTCGAAGACGGAGAAAAGGTCGCCTACTGTGATCACAATGGCGAACGGGTGCGTATACCGTTCGATCAAGTGTTGGTGGCGCTGGGCCGCGCAGCCAACACGAGCGGCCTGAATCTGGAACGGATCGGAGTGGAAACCCTGCCCAATGGCACGGTACCGGTAGACGACGACATGAGCGTGCGCTTCCCCAATATCTATGCCTGCGGTGATGTGGCCGGCCCCTACCAGTTTACTCATGCCGCCGCCCACCAAGCGTGGTATGCCGCGGTGAACGGATTGTTCGGCCAGTTCAAGCGCTTCCGGGTGGATTATCGGGTGATGCCGTGGGTCACTTTTACTTCGCCGGAAGTGGCAAGAGTGGGGCTGAGCGAAGCCGAGGCCAAGGCCCAAGGTATCGATTATGAGGTCACTCGCTATGGCTTGGACGATCTGGACCGGGCTATTGCTGAAAGTGAAGCCCAAGGCTTTATCAAAGTGCTGACGGTGCCCGGAAAAGACAAGATTCTGGGGACGGTCGTGGTTGGCTCCCACGGCGCAGAGATTCTGGCGGAGTTCACGCTTGCCATGAAACACGGGTTGGGGCTGAACAAAATTCTGGGCACCATTCACCCCTACCCGACCTGGAACGAATCCGCCAAATACGCAGCCGGTGAGTGGAAGCGGGCCCATGCGCCAGACAGGGTTTTGGCGATGTTGTCTAGACTGCATGCATGGCGTTTGGGAAAACGTTGATGGTGCGTGTAACAAATCACGGCCGGCTGGGTCTGTGTTCAAGATAATTTATAAAAACGAGGAGCAACCATGCCCCTGACGGAACCTCAGGCACCTAAAGGTGAACGCATTCCTGCGGTGGAGGTGCTGGCGCCCAGAGCCAGAGACAGCTGGACCCATACCCGCAACGGCGACCCCCGCGGCTACATCGATGCCGACCGGCTGAAGGAGCTGTGGATTCATACCGGCACCGCGTGCAACCTGGCTTGCCCGTTCTGTCTGGAAGGTTCCCACCCGGGTGACGGGCGTATTCCGGGCATGAAGCTCAGTGATGTAAAACCGTTCATTCACGAGGCCATCGAGATGGGTGTGGAGCAGTTTTCGTTCACCGGCGGTGAGCCCTTCGTGATTCGGGACTTCGTCAACACCCTGAACTACGCCAGCCAGCATCGCCCCTGCTTCGTCCTGACCAACGCCACGGAGCCGCTGTTGAAGCGCAGGCATCAAGTGCTGCCTTTGCTAGATAACCCCTATCCGATTCATTTCCGCGTCAGTCTGGATTTCCCCGACCGCGCTCGGCACGACAAAGACCGCGGCGACGGCAGTTTCGAGCTGGCGTTGGAAGGCATTCGCTGGCTCATCGAGCAGGGTTTTAAAGTGTCCGTTGCTCGCCAGACCGATCCGGGCGAAGTGTCGGCAGAGGTGGAGTCGGCGTTCCGTGCCATCTTCCGAGAGCACGATATTCCGGAAGATCTCGCGTTTACCGCTTTTCCCGATTTAGGTGCCCCGGGCTCGGAAGACGGCAGCCCGGAAATCACCGAAGGTTGCATGGAGAAGTACCCGACGCAGGAATCCCGCGCCCACTTCATGTGCACCTACACTCGGATGCTAGTGAAAAAAGGCGATCAGGTGCGGGTGTATGCCTGCACTTTGGTGGATGACGATCCGCAATACGATCTGGGTGGCACGCTGGCAGAGAGCATGGACGAGCGCATCATGTTGCGGCACCACCGGTGTTTTTCCTGTTATCGGTTTGGGGCTAGTTGTTCGGCGCCTGTTTGAGTTTAGTTTGGGAGTGGTCGGCCTTTCGGGCTGGGGTGGCCCTCCAAAACGAAAATCGTGGATTTTCTAATAGTTTTTGAGGGCCACCCCAGCCCGAAAGGCCTATTGGACTTCCATATAGGTTCCTTGCAGACCGTGCCGAAGTACGGGGCATCAGTCGGGGGTAGGAGGTCAAAACCATCAGAAAATCCACGATTTTCGTTTTGCCCTCCTACCCCCGACTGATGCCCTTCTCCAAAACCAACAAGCCAAAAAGGGCGAACCAAACAATGAACGCGACTGAAGGCACCCTGTTCTGGGGATTTCTCGTGGTTTACGGCGTGGTGATGTATGCGCTGTCGCCAAAAAGCAAAAACGCCAATTCGTTCTACAAAGGCGCAGATGATCAGGGCAATCCCGTTGGTCAGTGGTCACTAACCGCCAGTATCTTCATCAGTTGGATCTTTGCAAAATCGGTAACCAACGCAGCCAATCTCGGTGCAAGTTATGGCGTGGTCGGTGGTCTGGCCTATGCCAGCTATTGGCTGTCGATCCCGGTGGCCGGTTATGTGATCTACCTGATTCGCACCCAAACCGGCGCACGCAGCCTGCAAGAGTTCCTGACCTCACGATTTGGCCGCTTGGCGAGTCTCGCCTTTGCTGCCGCCATTCTGATTCGGCTTTATAACGAAATCTGGAGTAATACCGCGGTTGTCGGAGGTTATTTCGGCTTGCCGGGTGACTGGGAGTATTACGCCGCAGCGATGCTTTTCACGTTCTTTACTCTGGCCTACAGCCTCAAAGGCGGGCTGCGCTCTTCGATTTTCACCGATGTGATTCAAACCTTTGTTTTTGTGTTTTTCGTCGGTGCTGTGTTGTTTTTGGTGCTACCAGAAAACAACACTCGGTCGTTGCTGACCAATGGCGAATTTCGGTTAGAAGCCGGTGTGGATTTATTGCTGGTGGCGTTGCTGCAAATGTTCAGCTACCCGTTCCACGATCCGGTGCTGACCGATAGAGGCTTCGTCAACAAAGAGAAAACGATGCTTAAAAGCTTTGTGGTGGCGGGCCTGCTCGGCTTCGTGGCGGTGTTTATCTTCAGCCTGGTGGGGGTTCATGCCCGGTTGCACGGAATTGATTCCATGGGCAACGCGCCTGCCGCGGTTGGTCAGTCTTTGGGGCTGGCGGCATTGTTCTTCATGAGTGTGATCATGATGACTTCGGCCGGTTCGACGTTGGATTCTACCTTCACATCCCTGGCGAAATCCCTTGCGGTTGATTTACCCCGCTTGATCAAACGGGCCGGTAACAAGCTGCCCAGCATCCGCGTTGGCGCTGTGGTAATGGTGGTCTTTGCGTTGCTGGGTAACGTGCCCATGTTTGCAGGCACGGACATTCTGAAAGCCACCACCATCTCCGGAACCATGGTGATGGGGCTGGCGCCTGTCTTTCTATTCTATGGCTTTACCCGCTGGTCGCCGTGGAGTTTCCATTTGAGTTTCTGGACCGGGCTTGGTTTGGGCGTGCTGTTGACCCTCGGCTTGATTCCCCAGAGTTGGGCGATTGGTGAAGGTAAATACGCTCTGTTGTTGGGCGTCAATGCGTGGGGCATTTTGATTTGCAGCGCAGGGTTCTTTTTGCCGCTTGTCGTGCGCCGGCTGGCCGGTTTTTGGCTGGCTGGGCGCAAGGACGGTTCTGGTGCCTGGTAGTAACAAGGGGGCCCATCAGAAGGCGTTCTGGCAATGATGTTTGGAGCCCTAAAGGTTTTGTTGGTGATTATTTTTTATTGGCGCGATTTTAGTGCTTGGTCTATGTTTGGTGTTAGAGGGGCGAAATTCGGCTGATTGCCTGCGCTGCAGTGCTTTTGGCGGTGTTTGGTTCGGGTTTTGACCCTTGTGATCGCACGGTAGGGCGCGATTAAAAACAGGATTTCAAGAGACAGCCTGTGGGTAAATTGGGGCTTTCTCTTGAAATATATTTCGTGCTCTATATAATTTATGCCTAAATTTTGACGTGAAACGACAAAACATGACCTCAGAAGGATCGAATACCACCGCCATTACCTTGCGTACACCGACCAAGGATGATGGCTTCAGGCTCCACCAGTTGGTGGCGGAATGTCCTCCGCTGGACCCCAACTCGATTTACTGCAACCTCCTGCAGTGCAGCCATTTTGCCGAAACCGGCGTGGCCGCGGAGAAAGACGGCGATTTGGTCGGCTTTATCTCCGGATACATCCCTCCCCAACAGCCCGAAACAGTATTTGTCTGGCAGGTGGCCGTGCACGAGAAAGGTCGTGGACAAGGCTTGGCCAAGCGGATGCTGAAAGAAATCGTGGGCCGTGACGCGTGTAAGGGCGTTACTCATATGGAAACCACGATTACGGAAGACAACGACGCTTCCTGGGCTTTGTTCCGCTC
This window encodes:
- a CDS encoding NAD(P)/FAD-dependent oxidoreductase; the protein is MESLHHIVVVGGGAGGLELVTSLGNKLGKKQKARISLVDDGLTHVWKPLLHEVASGSLDASTNEVNYRAHARKHHYEFQLGRMNGLDRINKEIVIAAFHDGEGNEVVPERRLKYDTLVIAVGSTANDFGTPGAQDHCLFLDSLHQAQRFHNLLLNAFLRKNHEALQGNPHALNISIIGAGATGVELAAELRLASRELPVYGMNHLKASDVSVSVIEAADRILPALPGRLSAAATQELERQEVTVLTGQPVSEVRSDSLVMKDGSEIPSDMTIWAAGIKAPAFLAELGGLETNRGNQLVVEQTLRTTNDDHIYAFGDCAACPQPDSERPVPPRAQAAHQQADTLAKTLCNRLEGKAPVPFVYKDHGSLINFSHYTTVGNLMGNLSGRSMYIEGKVARLFYVSLYRMHQVALHGFLRTGVIWLMDKISRAMHPRLKLH
- a CDS encoding YbhB/YbcL family Raf kinase inhibitor-like protein, producing the protein MKLEVGGVEEGRPVPEKFAFGVFNPDNHMSFGPNRNPEMSWEDVPEGTRSFVVMMFDPDVPSVADDVNQEGKTIPADLPRVDFFHWLLVDVPATTRRIPEGEDSDGVSPKGKPFGPGPVGVRGINNYTQFLAGNPDMAGTYAGYDGPCPPWNDEILHHYHFEVHALDVESLNLSGEFDGTAVREAMAGHVLASARVTGTYTLNPELR
- a CDS encoding DUF547 domain-containing protein, with translation MPAKSPCSSWFVALLLFAVMPVQAAVSETVYAPFQALLNQYLIEQTLPGNGLVSAFDYSSAAGDARTDDLLRKQRQALAGFDPAQLKDREESVAFWINAYNFFMIDKLLSDRPAGQLVSSVWDYGGRINPFVDSVFEREMFNVGGRSLSLDGIEKGILLSDDYKAKGWKDARVHFAVNCASTGCPPLRKQVYTAPNLDSLLADNTRRALNTPRHLTVNSGELFVTELFNWYEDDFVEAEGSIRAFILKWAAPARAQTIRDARGLRFSDYEWLLNRPKNFPELQ
- a CDS encoding YiiX/YebB-like N1pC/P60 family cysteine hydrolase, with translation MLLTWLTRRLAAYLSKAVSQHSVRTSTWEALKSTLQPGDVLLVEGNTRISVAIKYLTQSTWSHAALYLGPHAGLGTSEDGQANTLIEADLEQGIRPLPLSFYRHAHTRICRPVGLSDSDIHTLTDYARSRIGHQYDMRNVFDLARYLLPTPPVPSRHRHKLLAFGSGDPTRAICSTFLAEAFQRLKYPILPIVELLPADDPDCITCIRERYRIKHHSLFTPRDFDASPYFRIVKPSIEMADFDYRTLDWDEDESEPGLL
- a CDS encoding cytochrome c peroxidase encodes the protein MNDPCAGKNPCAMKNPCSMKKNCAPKGCNPCAAAGKCGAKPNPCAAKKVTRPENYQAYEGNPSTLVALGEKLFKDASLSSNGLACASCHNDGAGYNATFSDEYPHPVAMAKNIFGMDRVHLDEMVQICMVQPMAAEPLPWDSQELAALTAYMSKVQADRAK
- a CDS encoding zf-HC2 domain-containing protein; this translates as MLMCKDLAEIASDYIDGELATPQNLAIKMHLMMCRHCRSFIGNLRVSTDLMQAHSSSVPDEALMRKIDQRVAKALKARKKG
- a CDS encoding RNA polymerase sigma factor — translated: MDTAVHKDSEHALIEALQQGDCTAYEKAVRDYSSGMLAVARFYLDPSSAEEVVQDCWVTVIDAIHKFEGRSGLKTWLHRIVANRCKNKLRSNKREVTTDFTEALDPELADRFNASRRWEQPPRLRFDESADTLLENGALSDCLDKHLSALPETQRSALMLYEAHQHKSEDVCNILDVSASNLRVLLHRARQKIFLMVETFQESGEC
- a CDS encoding FAD-dependent oxidoreductase; translated protein: MNRRKLFLLLVIAAIVMIFISFDLHRLLTLENLQQHREAIAGWIDQNLVVAVVGYAGVYVLVTALSLPGAAIMTLAGGAFFGNLYGLAAVSVASTVGASLAFLIARFLLRDTLRGRYRQTVEKIDRGIEKDGAFYLATLRLVPVFPFFLINLAMGLTAMKLRTYAWVSWLAMLPGTFVYVNAGTQVGQIQSTSDILSGELLLSFALLALFPLLAKCLVAFLRSRKVYAGWQKPAHFDYNLLVIGGGAGGLVSAYIGAAVKAKVALIEKHKMGGDCLNTGCVPSKALIRSAKAADTLRHADRYGLESVPVQASFKRIMSRVKNIIAQVEPHDSPERYQQLGVDCIAGEASFVSPWELEVRHNDGRTERLTARSIIVATGGKPALPPIPGLDAMAPLTSDNLWDLQEQPQRLLVLGGGPIGSELAHAFARLGSQVVQVERGDRLLAREDGDVSAVVKAQFEADGIDVRLQHAAAEFCVEDGEKVAYCDHNGERVRIPFDQVLVALGRAANTSGLNLERIGVETLPNGTVPVDDDMSVRFPNIYACGDVAGPYQFTHAAAHQAWYAAVNGLFGQFKRFRVDYRVMPWVTFTSPEVARVGLSEAEAKAQGIDYEVTRYGLDDLDRAIAESEAQGFIKVLTVPGKDKILGTVVVGSHGAEILAEFTLAMKHGLGLNKILGTIHPYPTWNESAKYAAGEWKRAHAPDRVLAMLSRLHAWRLGKR